One segment of Fusarium oxysporum f. sp. lycopersici 4287 supercont2.54 genomic scaffold, whole genome shotgun sequence DNA contains the following:
- a CDS encoding uncharacterized protein (At least one base has a quality score < 10), with translation MHTKVIAQDEEEQYYRSILREGIKTGVSGLAFGIALATGLHRFYFPFRQLPLYVKSTTCIYPGMLTISIGANRASHAFQSYLHPELRRYEDEAEQQVKRIYAEESPGQRAKDWLYDHRFQVLGGTWAITMAVALTNMRRDHSTRGARKLVQARVVAQASTLAALLLTAVLEAKDRKEGRGKY, from the coding sequence ATGCATACCAAAGTCATTGCGCAGGACGAAGAGGAGCAGTATTACCGCTCCATTTTGCGGGAAGGGATCAAAACCGGCGTTTCTGGCCTCGCATTCGGCATTGCACTGGCAACAGGTCTACATCGTTTCTATTTCCCGTTCAGACAACTACCCCTCTACGTCAAGAGCACCACTTGCATCTACCCCGGAATGCTCACGATCAGCATTGGCGCAAACCGAGCATCTCATGCCTTTCAATCATACCTGCACCCTGAACTGAGGAGATACGAAGACGAGGCCGAACAGCAGGTCAAAAGAATTTATGCTGAAGAGTCTCCGGGACAGCGAGCAAAGGATTGGCTGTATGATCATCGATTTCAAGTTCTTGGAGGAACATGGGCTATCACGATGGCGGTCGCTCTCACGAATATGAGACGGGACCATTCAACCAGGGGCGCCAGGAAACTTGTCCAGGCTCGAGTTGTTGCACAGGCGTCGACGCTGGCTGCTCTTTTACTAACAGCGGTCCTCGAAGCTAAAGATAGGAAAGAAGGCAGAGGGAAATACTAG